A DNA window from Blastocatellia bacterium contains the following coding sequences:
- a CDS encoding SurA N-terminal domain-containing protein, which yields MKAKRKFNTVGKCPVNSILRRSNLVFRSFKTLLAALVILTSLFIAACKSNGKADNSEAVAKVGSREITMKQVDSAIKQQLDQAGGNSLTPAELVAARLAALENLIQDEALFQRAQKENLVPDDNKVNQEIQRRKQQANLTEDQYQAQIKAAGLSEEEVREKIRRELAISALRDAQNARVAQPTTAEIEKYYGDHQSEFRAERGVDLAVIATDPQNNGAADDAIGDTQAETKIKRLYEQLRGGTDFATLASQASEDAQSALRGGSLGFATEDQLKQIFPSRPDLVGKLMTMSTGQYTEPIKDNGSNRWYIIKVNNKVEQPRNLSLDDVRANITNAITQQRQGILLNALMLNAVNEAGVKNYLAERIVQNPQIISEMKPSELLNQTPQNPAQPRPAPTAPPQPRFENQNQATANANRPAAGSGAANRPAAANANR from the coding sequence ATGAAAGCAAAACGAAAGTTTAACACGGTCGGGAAGTGTCCCGTCAATTCAATTTTGCGAAGGAGCAATCTCGTGTTCAGGTCCTTTAAGACTCTTTTGGCAGCACTCGTTATCCTCACTTCCCTGTTTATCGCCGCCTGCAAAAGCAACGGCAAGGCCGACAACAGCGAAGCCGTCGCCAAGGTGGGCTCGCGCGAAATCACCATGAAACAGGTGGACAGCGCCATCAAGCAACAGCTCGATCAAGCCGGCGGCAACTCGCTGACGCCGGCAGAGTTGGTGGCGGCGCGGCTGGCCGCCCTTGAAAACCTGATTCAGGATGAGGCCCTGTTTCAGCGGGCGCAGAAAGAGAATCTGGTGCCCGACGACAACAAGGTGAATCAAGAGATTCAGCGCCGCAAGCAGCAGGCCAACCTCACCGAAGATCAATACCAGGCGCAGATCAAAGCCGCCGGCCTGAGCGAAGAGGAAGTGCGCGAAAAGATCCGCCGCGAGCTGGCCATCAGCGCCCTGCGCGACGCCCAGAACGCCCGCGTCGCCCAGCCAACGACTGCCGAAATCGAGAAGTATTACGGCGACCATCAGAGCGAATTCCGCGCCGAGCGCGGTGTTGACCTCGCGGTGATCGCCACCGACCCGCAGAACAACGGCGCGGCGGACGACGCCATCGGCGACACCCAGGCCGAAACGAAGATCAAAAGGCTCTACGAGCAACTGCGTGGCGGCACCGACTTCGCGACGCTGGCCTCGCAGGCCAGCGAAGACGCCCAGAGCGCCTTGCGTGGCGGCTCGCTCGGGTTCGCCACCGAAGATCAATTGAAGCAGATCTTCCCGTCGCGCCCGGATTTGGTCGGCAAATTGATGACGATGAGCACCGGCCAGTACACCGAGCCGATCAAGGATAACGGCTCGAACCGCTGGTACATCATCAAAGTCAATAACAAGGTCGAACAGCCGCGTAACCTCTCGCTTGATGACGTGCGCGCCAACATCACCAACGCCATCACCCAGCAGCGCCAGGGCATTCTATTGAACGCGCTGATGCTGAATGCGGTCAACGAAGCTGGCGTCAAGAACTATCTCGCCGAGCGCATTGTCCAGAATCCGCAGATCATCAGCGAGATGAAGCCGTCGGAATTGCTCAACCAGACGCCGCAGAACCCGGCGCAGCCGCGGCCCGCGCCGACCGCGCCGCCGCAGCCGCGCTTCGAGAATCAGAACCAGGCGACGGCCAACGCCAACCGCCCGGCTGCCGGCAGCGGCGCGGCCAACCGCCCGGCTGCCGCGAACGCCAACCGATGA
- the rpmB gene encoding 50S ribosomal protein L28, protein MSKRCDVCGKGPQFGHRVSHANNRTNRRFNPNLQAVRALVSGRAQRVRVCTRCLKAGKIVKAA, encoded by the coding sequence ATGTCAAAACGGTGCGATGTCTGCGGCAAGGGACCGCAGTTCGGTCATCGCGTTTCTCACGCGAATAACCGCACGAACCGCCGCTTCAACCCGAACCTGCAAGCGGTGCGCGCGCTCGTCAGCGGCCGCGCCCAGCGCGTCCGCGTCTGTACGCGCTGCCTGAAGGCCGGCAAAATCGTCAAAGCCGCCTAG
- a CDS encoding RidA family protein, which produces MKDRIQTDRAPQAIGPYSQAVKAGGFVFTSGQVAFDPATMQIVDGGIREQTERVMRNLAAVLEAAGSSMERVVKTTVFLADMNEFAAMNEVYGSFFAEVPPARSTVEVKRLPRDVRVEIDLIALAD; this is translated from the coding sequence GTGAAAGACCGCATTCAGACCGACCGCGCGCCGCAAGCCATCGGCCCATACTCGCAGGCCGTCAAGGCCGGCGGCTTCGTCTTCACTTCGGGGCAGGTCGCCTTCGACCCGGCGACGATGCAGATCGTTGATGGCGGCATCCGCGAGCAGACCGAGCGGGTGATGCGTAACCTGGCCGCCGTACTCGAAGCGGCGGGAAGCAGCATGGAGCGGGTCGTCAAGACGACGGTCTTTCTGGCCGACATGAACGAATTTGCCGCCATGAACGAAGTCTATGGCAGCTTTTTCGCCGAGGTGCCGCCGGCGCGCTCGACCGTCGAAGTCAAACGCCTGCCGCGCGACGTGCGCGTCGAGATCGACCTGATCGCTCTGGCTGATTAG
- a CDS encoding helix-turn-helix domain-containing protein: MPTLGEELKRRREERQIALNDISEATRIGTRFLKAIEADNYGVLPGGIFTRSFIRSFAKQVGMDEDEAIALYQQQTAGGAAEAPPQIESRPKTIIEPSRPVSRPATRRAEPVTYKPTGPQINWTTIVIGGGIAIFIIIIVLALVRQLNRTSPESPSRANSAPANSNTQSNPASNPPPASNGASGSAPPAVAGEPLVVKFEATVDNCSIRYWIDDAQKPSDVTLKKGESQSLPPAQNQVRLSIGNRPAVKMSINNREARFPEGTPNWGAKLTVTRDNLQTYFQ; this comes from the coding sequence ATGCCGACACTGGGCGAAGAACTCAAACGCAGGCGCGAAGAGCGTCAGATCGCGCTGAACGATATTTCGGAAGCGACGCGCATCGGCACCCGTTTCTTGAAAGCCATCGAAGCGGACAATTACGGGGTGCTACCCGGCGGCATCTTCACGCGCTCGTTCATCCGTTCCTTCGCCAAGCAAGTCGGCATGGACGAAGATGAAGCGATTGCTCTCTACCAGCAGCAGACCGCGGGCGGCGCGGCTGAAGCGCCGCCGCAGATCGAGTCGCGCCCGAAAACGATTATCGAACCCTCACGCCCGGTCAGCCGCCCCGCAACACGCCGCGCCGAGCCGGTGACTTATAAGCCGACCGGCCCACAAATCAACTGGACGACGATTGTCATCGGTGGCGGCATCGCCATCTTCATCATCATCATCGTGCTGGCCCTCGTCCGCCAGTTGAATCGCACGTCGCCTGAGAGCCCGTCACGCGCCAACAGCGCGCCAGCCAACAGCAACACGCAGAGCAACCCGGCAAGCAACCCGCCGCCCGCATCAAACGGCGCATCAGGTTCAGCGCCGCCCGCCGTGGCAGGCGAGCCGCTGGTCGTGAAGTTCGAGGCGACGGTAGACAACTGCTCGATCCGCTACTGGATTGATGATGCGCAAAAGCCTTCCGATGTGACCCTCAAGAAAGGCGAGTCGCAATCGCTGCCGCCGGCGCAGAATCAAGTCCGCTTGAGCATCGGCAACCGCCCCGCCGTCAAGATGAGCATCAACAACCGCGAGGCGCGCTTCCCCGAAGGCACGCCGAACTGGGGCGCAAAACTCACGGTCACACGCGACAACCTGCAAACCTACTTCCAGTGA
- a CDS encoding VWA domain-containing protein: protein MRGRLACAFLIVFLFLSLAPFDRAIAQKESKNSPAQATADAKEAAKTDDDKAAPKPADLKTGPNGQIFLGTGVVNVLVSVTDTYGRFVTGLTQDHFDLFDDKVKQHIHHFTDEDAPISVGIVYDVSGSMKDRIMRSIKALRRFMETSHEDDDFFLIGFNDRAKLVQDFTTSSEQVVGHLMFVNPKGSTALYDAAYLAVEKVAQGRHQKKALLIISDGQDNNSRYTYKELRNRVKEADVQIYAIGITDPASDSLAGYGRGVLEEISRMTGGRSFFPNAYNEPELVEICTRIALELRHQYSIGYYPSDMTSDAKWHKVMVKVNPPKGLGRLSLSYRDGYQSFKK from the coding sequence ATGAGAGGTAGATTAGCGTGCGCCTTCCTGATCGTGTTCCTGTTCTTGTCATTGGCGCCGTTCGACCGTGCGATTGCACAGAAGGAGAGTAAAAACTCTCCGGCGCAGGCGACTGCCGATGCTAAAGAGGCGGCCAAAACCGACGACGACAAAGCCGCGCCCAAGCCTGCCGACCTGAAGACCGGCCCGAACGGCCAGATCTTCCTGGGCACCGGCGTCGTCAACGTCCTGGTCAGCGTCACCGATACCTACGGACGGTTTGTGACCGGCCTGACGCAGGATCACTTCGACCTCTTCGACGACAAGGTCAAGCAGCACATCCACCACTTCACCGACGAAGATGCGCCGATCTCGGTCGGCATCGTCTACGATGTGTCGGGATCGATGAAGGATCGCATTATGCGCTCGATCAAAGCGCTGCGCCGCTTCATGGAGACCTCGCACGAAGACGACGACTTCTTCCTTATCGGCTTCAATGACCGCGCCAAGCTAGTGCAGGATTTCACCACCTCAAGCGAGCAGGTCGTCGGCCACCTGATGTTCGTCAACCCCAAAGGCTCGACCGCGCTTTATGACGCCGCCTATCTGGCGGTCGAGAAGGTCGCGCAGGGGCGGCATCAGAAGAAAGCCCTGCTGATTATCTCTGACGGCCAGGACAACAACAGCCGCTACACTTACAAAGAGCTGCGCAATCGCGTCAAAGAAGCCGACGTGCAGATCTATGCTATCGGCATCACCGACCCGGCTTCAGACTCCCTGGCCGGTTACGGCCGCGGCGTGCTCGAAGAGATTTCGCGTATGACGGGCGGGCGCTCATTCTTCCCGAACGCCTACAACGAGCCGGAATTGGTCGAAATCTGCACACGCATTGCGCTTGAGCTGCGGCACCAGTACTCCATCGGCTATTACCCGTCGGATATGACGAGCGACGCCAAGTGGCATAAGGTGATGGTCAAGGTGAACCCCCCGAAAGGGCTTGGCCGGCTGTCGCTGTCTTACAGAGACGGCTATCAATCGTTCAAGAAATAA